The following proteins come from a genomic window of Aspergillus luchuensis IFO 4308 DNA, chromosome 3, nearly complete sequence:
- a CDS encoding uncharacterized protein (COG:U;~EggNog:ENOG410PJMS;~InterPro:IPR022812,IPR027417,IPR001401,IPR000375, IPR030381,IPR020850;~PFAM:PF00350,PF01031;~go_function: GO:0003924 - GTPase activity [Evidence IEA];~go_function: GO:0005525 - GTP binding [Evidence IEA]) → MDTPPDKDWIALDLDRVGDGLGLQTSRTSDRLNQIDRIRANGVGDHISLPQLAVCGDQSAGKSSVLEGVTGIPFPRQDGLCTRFATEISLRHESGQQRATAMIIPHVTRTEEEKARLNAFRHEIHDFAELPGIIEEASALMGIRGFSADLNAPAFSADILRLELVGNTGVHLTIVDLPGLISVSEKEEDVKLVRDLVDSYLENSRTIVLAVVPASSDIDTQGIIQRARHFDKAGCRTVGIITKPDLINSGTEARVARVAKNLDGTKLNLGFFLLKNPTPAQLDQGMTLAERRKAELEFFSTGPWKSQGIDPSRIGIDNLRIFLQELLDRHIERELPKVRQDVRRLLYEINEELNELGQERSSPSQIRVFLTKISSDFHNLVKAAVEGVYSGRDAAFFVVDGKDMFVRLRAAIHCENETFASYMRDHSEKRKVVANPHADEIEAEEEQILLTDKQMMSWVEQKYHETRGRELPGNHNYALLAELYHAQSDRWGSIARRHLDKTVSIVSQFIQCALKHVIKDMKVRESVSKVIDATLEMDIRHAHEELETLLDDEKRQPITYNHYYTDNIQKSRQKHSRKQLQESIDSAIEGEWNGRFHFQNSSDEVRRLVTALQDRVVVNMTEQACIEARNDLAAYYKVAMKLFVDNVCRQVIERHILARLPGIFDPVSVSAYEDEALLDLALESANTRHRRAEALQLQEALEKSLRDLGN, encoded by the exons ATGGATACACCGCCTGACAAGGACTGGATCGCGCTTGATCTGGATCGAGTAGGAGACGGGCTTGGCCTCCAGACATCCAGAACATCCGACAGACTCAACCAAATCGACCGTATTCGCGCCAATGGAGTTGGCGACCATATCTCGCTACCGCAGCTAGCTGTCTGCGGTGACCAGTCCGCTGGAAAGAGCTCAGTTCTAGAGGGCGTCACCGGGATTCCGTTTCCCCGCCAGGATGGCCTCTGCACACGGTTTGCGACCGAGATTAGCCTTCGACACGAATCCGGACAGCAGCGTGCTACTGCTATGATTATTCCGCATGTCACTCGtacagaagaggaaaaggcacGTCTCAATGCGTTCCGGCACGAGATACATGATTTCGCCGAGCTTCCTGGTATCATTGAAGAGGCCTCAGCGTTGATGGGAATCCGTGGATTTTCCGCAGACTTGAACGCGCCAGCCTTTTCAGCTGATATTCTCCGCTTGGAGTTGGTTGGAAACACGGGTGTACATTTGACAATCGTGGACCTACCTGGACTTATCTCTGTctcggagaaagaagaggatgtcAAACTTGTTCGCGATCTCGTGGACTCATACCTCGAAAACTCGCGGACTATTGTTCTTGCTGTAGTTCCTGCTAGCAGCGACATTGACACCCAAGGAATCATCCAACGCGCTCGTCATTTCGACAAAGCCGGCTGTCGAACAGTCGGTATTATCACGAAGCCTGACTTGATAAATTCCGGTACAGAGGCTCGTGTGGCTCGTGTGGCAAAGAACTTGGATGGCACCAAGTTGAATTTGGGATTTTTCCTCTTGAAGAATCCAACTCCAGCGCAGTTAGATCAAGGCATGACATTAGCAGAACGTCGGAAAGCGGAGTTGGAGTTCTTCTCTACCGGCCCATGGAAAAGTCAAGGTATCGACCCTTCCCGGATCGGGATTGATAATTTGcgcatcttcctccaagaGCTTCTTGATCGCCATATTGAGCGAGAACTACCGAAAGTTCGACAGGACGTGCGCAGATTGCTCTATGAGATAAACGAGGAACTTAATGAACTCGGTCAAGAGAGATCTTCCCCAAGCCAAATTCGTGTCTTCCTTACGAAAATCAGTAGTGATTTTCATAATCTAGTCAAAGCTGCTGTCGAGGGAGTCTATAGTGGCCGCGACGCTGCCTTCTTCGTTGTTGATGGAAAGGATATGTTTGTTCGTCTTCGTGCTGCCATTCACTGTGAAAATGAGACCTTTGCCAGTTACATGCGGGATCACAGTGAAAAGCGAAAAGTTGTTGCCAATCCACACGCTGACGAGattgaggcggaggaggaacaaaTTCTCCTCACAGATAAACAAATGATGTCATGGGTCGAACAG AAATACCATGAGACTCGTGGAAGAGAGCTTCCTGGCAATCACAACTACGCACTGTTGGCCGAATTATACCATGCTCAATCGGACCGCTGGGGAAGCATTGCCCGTCGGCATCTAGACAAAACTGTTTCCATAGTTTCGCAATTCATCCAATGCGCTCTTAAACATGTTATCAAAGACATGAAAGTTCGGGAAAGCGTATCCAAAGTGATCGATGCCAcgctggagatggatatTCGACATGCGCACGAGGAGCTGGAAACTCTCTTGGACGACGAGAAGCGTCAGCCAATTACATACAACCACTACTACACGGACAATATCCAGAAATCGAGACAAAAACATTCAAGAAAGCAGCTACAAGAATCAATCGACTCGGCGATTGAAGGAGAGTGGAATGGCAGGTTTCATTTCCAGAATTCTTCTGACGAAGTTCGCAGGCTGGTAACAGCTTTGCAGGATCGGGTCGTTGTGAATATGACCGAACAGGCTTGCATTGAGGCTCGAAATGACCTGGCAGCCTACTACAAG GTGGCAATGAAACTTTTCGTCGATAATGTCTGCCGTCAGGTGATTGAACGGCACATTCTAGCCAGGCTGCCTGGTATCTTTGACCCAGTCAGTGTTAGTGCTTACGAAGACGAGGCACTACTCGACTTGGCTTTGGAATCTGCTAATACTCGCCACCGTAGGGCAGAGGCGCTTCAGCTTCAGGAAGCTTTGGAAAAAAGCCTTCGAGATCTTGGAAACTGA
- a CDS encoding dynamin family protein (COG:U;~EggNog:ENOG410PH2C;~InterPro:IPR022812,IPR027417,IPR001401,IPR000375, IPR030381,IPR020850;~PFAM:PF00350;~go_function: GO:0003924 - GTPase activity [Evidence IEA];~go_function: GO:0005525 - GTP binding [Evidence IEA]): protein MGLSTSAGDNLPTFSSDVFRLEIIGPHENHLSVIDVPGIFKTTTPGLTFKSDIALVRDMVLNYMRNPRSIMLAVVPANVDIATQEIIEIARELDPDGIRTLRILTKPDLVDEGAEEKIIELVEGSQDSEELGWVVVKNLGQKDLQDPSKDRDIAEDIFRHSPPWNRLSKDNYGIEALRARLQTLLASNVRREFPSVRSEVLKRLKECKRALEGLGEERESTEQQRKYLLEIVSKFQRITENALQTNYGSQDAFDDEPELRLATLVANRNALFSDEISTHGHTYAFVSHTHDDDSEDQRNRSVASLANSVCSDADKFESEEECKSIPSRKINSCSDIEDILHDCVPIQDSQTQGTLAWIEKIYRESRGFEIGTFNSTILSSVLKRQSAKWPSFAEGYICDVICVVHTFIKKALTIICNDQRLGQNILSFLLDGLSDKYRQALSTTNFLLRIERDGTPMTQNHYLNSNLQKCRQERITSAAKKSSVSVTYQNGSSGECVPLSDLTQIHHMNNMEQTVQDIHDILKSYYKVARKRFIDNMCMQAVDFYLVTGPEAPMGLFSPAWVYDLSPEQLDDIVGEEASVRRKRKQLKKQLKDLESGRKILV from the exons ATGGGCCTGTCAACGTCGGCGGGAGACAACTTGCCCACGTTTTCCTCCGACGTATTTCGGCTAGAGATTATTGGACCCCATGAAAATCACCTTAGCGTCATTGATGTTCCTGGAATTTTCAAGACCACGACACCCGGCTTGACTTTCAAGTCAGATATTGCTCTTGTGAGAGATATGGTACTCAATTATATGAGGAATCCTCGGTCAATAATGCTAGCTGTCGTCCCAGCCAACGTGGATATTGCAACACAGGAGATCATAGAAATTGCCAGAGAATTGGATCCCGATGGAATAAGGACACTCAGAATCCTTACCAAGCCCGATCTCGTGGacgaaggagcagaagagaaaatcaTCGAGCTAGTCGAAGGGAGCCAAGATTCGGAAGAATTAGGCTGGGTGGTGGTTAAAAATCTCGGCCAGAAGGACCTCCAGGATCCCTCCAAAGATCGTGACATTGCGGAAGACATTTTCCGACATTCGCCTCCCTGGAATCGTCTGTCTAAGGACAACTATGGTATTGAGGCTCTTCGAGCACGATTGCAAACACTTCTAGCTTCTAATGTGCGGCGAGAATTTCCGTCG GTGCGATCTGAAGTCTTGAAACGCCTGAAAGAATGCAAGAGAGCTCTGGAGGGCTTAGGCGAAGAGCGTGAGTCCACAGAACAACAAAGAAAATATCTGCTCGAGATTGTATCGAAGTTCCAGCGTATCACCGAGAATGCTCTGCAAACAAATTATGGATCACAAGATGCATTTGATGACGAGCCTGAACTACGCTTGGCAACCTTGGTTGCCAACCGGAATGCACTGTTCTCCGATGAGATTTCTACCCATGGCCACACGTACGCCTTTGTGTCTCATACTCATGACGACGATTCAGAGGATCAACGTAATCGTTCAGTGGCTTCCCTAGCGAACTCTGTCTGCTCGGATGCTGACAAGTTTGAAAGCGAGGAAGAGTGCAAATCTATCCCCAGCAGGAAGATCAACAGTTGCAGCGATATTGAGGACATCTTGCATGACTGCGTTCCTATCCAAGACTCACAGACCCAAGGTACCCTCGCTTGGATTGAGAAAATCTATCGGGAGTCTCGTGGATTTGAAATTGGTACTTTTAATTCGACCATACTCTCGAGCGTACTGAAAAGACAGTCTGCAAAGTGGCCGTCTTTCGCTGAGGGCTACATCTGTGATGTTATATGTGTGGTTCACACGTTCATCAAAAAGGCATTGACCATAATCTGCAACGATCAGAGATTAGGTCAGAACATCCTTTCATTCCTGTTGGACGGTCTTAGCGACAAATATCGACAGGCTCTTTCGACAACGAACTTCCTGCTCCGCATCGAAAGAGACGGCACGCCAATGACGCAGAATCATTATTTGAATAGTAATCTGCAAAAATG TCGGCAGGAACGCATCACTTCCGCAGCGAAGAAGTCATCGGTCTCCGTGACTTACCAAAATGGTTCAAGTGGAGAATGTGTTCCACTTTCTGACCTAACCCAGATCCATCATATGAATAATATGGAGCAGACTGTGCAAGACATTCACGACATATTAAAATCGTACTACAAAGTTGCTCGGAAAAGGTTCATTGACAACATGTGCATGCAAGCGGTGGACTTTTATCTGGTCACGGGACCAGAAGCTCCAATGGGATTGTTCTCTCCCGCTTGGGTCTACGATTTATCACCTGAGCAACTGGATGAcattgttggagaagaagcttctgTGCGAAGGAAGCGCAAGCAGTTGAAAAAGCAGCTCAAGGACCTTGAGTCTGGCAGAAAAATCTTGGTTTAG